In one Brienomyrus brachyistius isolate T26 chromosome 5, BBRACH_0.4, whole genome shotgun sequence genomic region, the following are encoded:
- the nol11 gene encoding nucleolar protein 11-like: protein MAALCDGFTLCGLASGPSSAEARILGIEQGREADHVIVTDARKSITVYKVSDQKPLGSWTVKQGQTITSPAVYNTQTGEYVVVTDNKVIRVWKDEDCFDKAFKATVSADVARVHALPDSEPVVLFARGAVRILDTLLAVPQQSIEELLPEGEIIRWSESLVKGKQKVVIFTTEQKGEHFVYLHRFNPNSLLKYKLEMEDAGGRLLSVSAAVQNKNIRFLYLSSRGCLYQSEVPVSGGAAEGVQTLPRTLLLNLPAGDGHLSVAAVLSLDEASVAVVGVPHPCEGPQKEFLCIWNTHFQTLQACRELPGQSYGQLWCFSGKLYVPHGRLLTAVPYDCQRTSLAAALGRLKQGHGEGSCPPPPVRSWNSLLHEAAAQPQRSTRRSKLRKSQAAAITVDQVLEDIKTAPGKDVKRQVESFLGGAAGPDLQLGVGQVASQLVARCLCDPSFYTRDSLARLVHTRCLSHSVCPGLLPLVLEKKDYSLIQLCLQHFPDIPEEMTCACLKAFIDVSDGDLEAVDMEPESMSLMENISAGWRKDGTLENGFSPVLLEDDVYEAQIPPSKSGGGAGFLNLDVSCPVGLKKAVLLNEILQTAHTESSLLPHLKDLSVQQVLLFLRYLWFLYLKFSQDVNVRRSGLRSPTTVQIIDWVCLVLDAHFTVLVMVPEAKDVLSHLNKFVKSQVRLISELGKIQGSLLDLRKLEQSEDVGLYSIEIIELF, encoded by the exons ATGGCTGCGCTGTGTGATGGCTTCACGTTGTGCGGACTCGCATCGGGACCAAGCAGTGCTGAAGCGAGAATCCTGGGCATTGAACAGGGCAGGGAAGCCGATCATGTTATCGTTACCGATGCCAGGAAATCCATAACTGTGTATAAG GTCTCAGACCAAAAGCCGCTGGGAAGCTGGACGGTTAAACAGGGGCAAACAATCACCAGCCCCGCAGTGTACAACACACAGACCGGAGAATATGTGGTGGTCACTGACAACAAG gTCATAAGAGTTTGGAAAGATGAGGACTGTTTTGACAAAGCCTTTAAAGCAACT GTGTCTGCTGATGTTGCGAGGGTCCATGCCCTCCCTGACAGCGAGCCGGTGGTGCTGTTTGCTAGGGGGGCCGTCCGGATACTTGATACCCTTCTGGCTGTTCCCCAGCAGTCCATTGAGGAGCTGCTCCCAGAGGGGGAGATCATCCG GTGGAGCGAGAGCCTTGTCAAGGGGAAGCAGAAGGTTGTTATTTTTACAACAGAACAG AAGGGGGAGCACTTTGTGTACCTGCACCGATTCAACCCGAACTCTTTGCTGAAGTACAAGCTGGAGATGGAAGACGCAGGCGGCCGCTTGCTGAGTGTGTCTGCTGCTgtccaaaataaaaacatacgcTTCCTGTACTTGT CTTCGAGAGGCTGTCTGTACCAAAGCGAGgtgccggtgtctgggggtgcTGCGGAGGGGGTGCAGACCCTGCCCAGGACCCTGCTGCTGAATCTGCCCGCTGGCGATGGGCACCTGTCTGTGGCAGCTGTGCTCTCATTGGACGAGGCCAGCGTGGCTGTGGTGGGAGTCCCGCACCCTTGTGAGGGCCCCCAGAAAG AGTTCCTGTGCATTTGGAACACGCACTTTCAGACACTGCAGGCATGCAGGGAGCTGCCGGGACAGTCTTACGGGCAG ctcTGGTGTTTTTCCGGGAAGCTGTACGTTCCTCATGGGAGGCTCCTCACCGCCGTACCCTATGACTGCCAGAGGACCTCTCTGGCAGCTGCGCTGGGGAGGCTGAAGCAGGGCCACGGGGAAG GCTCGTGTCCGCCCCCTCCTGTCCGGTCATGGAACTCCCTGCTGCACGAAGCTGCAGCCCAGCCGCAGAGAAGCACGAGGAGGAGT AAACTTCGGAAGAGTCAAGCGGCTGCCATCACAGTTGACCAAGTGCTAGAAGACATTAAG ACAGCTCCCGGCAAGGACGTCAAGAGGCAGGTGGAGAGTTTTCTCGGTGGGGCCGCCGGCCCGGACCTGCAGCTGGGCGTGGGCCAGGTGGCCTCTCAGCTGGTGGCCCGCTGTCTGTGTGACCCCTCCTTCTACACCCGCGACTCCCTGGCCCGGCTGGTGCACACGCGCTGCCTCTCTCacag TGTGTGCCCTGGTCTTCTACCACTCGTCCTGGAGAAGAAGGACTACTCTCTCATTCAGCTCTGTCTGCAGCACTTCCCAGACATCCCAGAGGAGATGACCTGTGCCTGCCTTAAGGCCTTTATCGA CGTCTCCGACGGCGACCTGGAGGCAGTGGACATGGAACCAGAGAGCATGTCCCTCATGGAGAATATCAGTGCTGGCTGGAGGAAGGACGGCACCCTGGAGAATGGCTTCAGTCCTGTGCTGCTGGAGGATGACGTCTATGAGGCTCAGATCCCTCCATCCAAGTCGGGAGGCGGAGCAGGATTCCTCAACCTGGACGTCTCTTGCCCAGTTGGGTTAAAAAAGGCTGTATTACT TAATGAGATCCTACAGACGGCCCACACGGAGAGCTCTCTGCTCCCGCATCTGAAGGACCTCTCGGTGCAGCAGGTCTTG CTGTTTCTTCGGTATCTGTGGTTCCTGTATTTGAAGTTTTCCCAAGATGTCAATGTACGTAGGTCTGGCTTGAGATCACCAACTACAGTTCAG ATCATAGACTGGGTTTGCTTGGTGCTTGATGCCCATTTCACTGTTTTGGTGATGGTTCCTGAAGCCAAAGATGTGCTTTCACATCTCAACAAGTTTGTAAAATCCCAG GTGAGATTAATCTCTGAACTTGGGAAGATCCAGGGAAGCCTTCTAGACCTTCGCAAACTGGAGCAGTCTGAGGACGTCGGCCTGTATTCGATTGAAATCATCGAGCTGTTTTAG